The proteins below come from a single Actinomycetota bacterium genomic window:
- a CDS encoding RcpC/CpaB family pilus assembly protein → MNRKFVGVAAAVLLASIGTLTLLGWAKSAEDRALAGERTLNVLVVMQDIAKGTRAEDLATRVEVKRVPAKVKAAGSVDDVTDLEGKVAAVDLVPGEQVVSTRFVEPEVLARQTGVEVPDGLQEVTIKLEPQRAVGGNLRPGDTVGLVASFEPFEDVNGSGTKSPNETHLMLHKVLVTRVQAAPTTASRGSGEGDEDRGPEPVPGSDLLVTLAVDAPSVERIVFAQEFGRVWLTAEPETATEDGTTIQHRGTVYNK, encoded by the coding sequence ATGAACCGCAAGTTCGTCGGAGTCGCCGCCGCGGTACTGCTGGCGTCGATCGGGACGTTGACCCTGCTCGGCTGGGCGAAGTCCGCCGAGGACCGGGCCCTCGCGGGTGAGCGGACGCTCAACGTCCTCGTGGTCATGCAGGACATCGCCAAGGGAACGCGCGCCGAGGACCTCGCCACCCGGGTCGAGGTGAAGCGCGTCCCCGCCAAGGTGAAGGCCGCCGGCAGCGTCGACGACGTTACCGACCTGGAGGGCAAGGTCGCGGCCGTCGACCTGGTCCCGGGTGAACAGGTCGTCTCCACCCGGTTCGTCGAGCCTGAGGTGCTGGCTCGCCAGACCGGCGTCGAGGTGCCGGACGGCCTGCAGGAGGTCACCATCAAGCTGGAGCCGCAGCGGGCGGTCGGTGGCAACCTCCGGCCCGGCGACACGGTCGGTCTCGTCGCATCGTTCGAGCCCTTCGAGGACGTCAACGGCTCCGGGACCAAATCCCCCAACGAGACCCACCTGATGCTCCACAAGGTCCTCGTCACCCGGGTCCAGGCGGCGCCCACCACGGCGTCGCGGGGATCCGGAGAGGGCGACGAAGACCGCGGTCCCGAACCCGTCCCGGGTAGCGACCTGCTGGTGACGCTCGCCGTGGACGCCCCCTCGGTCGAGCGCATCGTGTTCGCGCAGGAATTCGGCCGCGTGTGGCTGACGGCCGAGCCCGAGACCGCCACGGAGGACGGCACCACGATCCAGCACCGCGGGACGGTCTACAACAAGTAG
- a CDS encoding pilus assembly protein TadG-related protein has product MNDEEGAVAVIVALLTAVVFGFAAISVDSGQLYQERRELQNGADGAAIAAAYDCAKGVIECSLTSLELNNTVDSYASANANDAESTASIVELNLVDSYITVETETLSNGDGFLTHWFAWIFGEDSATTTVRAQATAKWARTPGSLEIFPLAFCLDTFNTLTSNGEDFVGPPDYHVYYKTPSNPIVCPTTDDLYEGGFGWLDLEHSTYSLDPTTCTLTIDADEWMPGITGEGARINDPWPNCYQKLKDKILEMDANPGAAPLLVPIFDGWRGSGANGEFHIAGFGAFRPTGFNFGGSTYHPNNMACVNPANRCVRGWFTDFVTFGGMGSGGAYYGVVSVDLIK; this is encoded by the coding sequence TTGAACGACGAGGAGGGCGCCGTCGCGGTCATCGTGGCGCTGCTGACGGCGGTGGTGTTCGGCTTCGCTGCGATCTCGGTCGATTCCGGTCAGCTGTACCAGGAGCGTCGCGAGCTCCAGAACGGCGCCGACGGCGCTGCCATCGCTGCCGCCTACGACTGTGCGAAGGGCGTCATCGAGTGCAGCCTGACCAGCCTCGAGCTCAACAACACCGTGGATTCCTACGCGAGCGCCAACGCCAACGACGCTGAATCCACCGCGAGCATCGTGGAACTCAACCTTGTCGACAGCTACATCACCGTCGAGACGGAGACGCTCTCGAACGGTGACGGCTTCCTCACCCACTGGTTCGCGTGGATCTTCGGCGAGGACTCGGCGACCACCACCGTGCGGGCCCAGGCCACCGCGAAGTGGGCTCGGACGCCGGGGAGCCTCGAGATCTTCCCGCTCGCGTTCTGCCTCGACACCTTCAACACCCTCACGTCGAACGGGGAGGATTTCGTCGGCCCTCCCGACTACCACGTCTACTACAAGACCCCCAGCAACCCGATCGTGTGCCCGACCACAGACGACCTATACGAGGGTGGCTTCGGGTGGCTGGACCTCGAGCACTCCACCTACAGCCTGGATCCGACCACTTGCACGTTGACCATCGACGCCGACGAGTGGATGCCCGGCATCACCGGCGAGGGCGCACGCATCAACGACCCCTGGCCCAACTGCTACCAGAAGCTGAAGGACAAGATCCTCGAGATGGACGCGAATCCCGGCGCGGCGCCGCTGCTGGTGCCGATCTTCGACGGGTGGCGTGGGTCCGGAGCCAACGGAGAGTTCCACATCGCCGGGTTCGGCGCGTTCCGCCCGACCGGCTTCAACTTCGGTGGCAGCACCTACCACCCCAACAACATGGCGTGCGTCAACCCGGCCAACCGCTGTGTCCGCGGGTGGTTCACCGACTTCGTCACCTTCGGTGGCATGGGCAGTGGCGGCGCCTACTACGGCGTCGTGTCCGTCGACCTCATCAAATGA
- a CDS encoding pilus assembly protein, producing the protein MVLRDPLTQERGAAAVEFALILPMLLLLIFGMIDFSRAYNAHISLSGAAREGARVLALGTGDPVQTTKDAAPSLPPDEITVALNPADCAGSAGQPANVTASYDFSYITPLSGLMSLFGGSALASPITLNGIGVMRCGG; encoded by the coding sequence GTGGTACTCCGGGATCCCCTCACCCAGGAGCGCGGCGCTGCGGCGGTCGAGTTCGCGCTCATCCTGCCGATGCTGCTCCTGTTGATCTTCGGGATGATCGACTTCTCGCGCGCCTACAACGCCCACATCTCACTGTCTGGCGCCGCCCGTGAGGGCGCTCGGGTGCTGGCGCTCGGAACCGGTGATCCGGTGCAGACCACCAAGGACGCCGCGCCGTCGCTGCCTCCCGACGAGATCACCGTCGCGTTGAACCCGGCCGACTGCGCCGGCAGTGCCGGGCAGCCGGCGAACGTGACGGCGTCCTACGACTTCTCGTACATCACGCCGCTATCGGGCCTGATGAGCCTCTTCGGAGGCTCCGCGCTGGCGTCACCCATCACCCTGAACGGGATCGGAGTCATGCGATGCGGCGGTTGA
- a CDS encoding Flp family type IVb pilin has product MRLDDEAGATSAEYALVAALIAVVIVGAVTALGLNLNDLFSNADLRDALTN; this is encoded by the coding sequence AGGCGGGTGCGACGTCCGCTGAGTACGCGCTCGTCGCCGCGCTCATCGCGGTGGTCATCGTCGGCGCCGTCACCGCGCTCGGTCTCAACCTGAACGACCTCTTCAGTAACGCGGATCTCCGCGACGCACTGACGAACTGA